TAAACATCAACTCCCCGTGACAGAAcatttcaatctctctctctccctctctcaataTTTCTTTTTGGTAACACTCTCAGGACAAACACATATGACATACATAACTATATGAAATAATCATGATGGCAGAAATAACATGACCATGCAGCAGTGCATGGACCCACGTCACCCCATGCAGAGACTCTGGTCTCCTACATGTAAACCACCTGAAATTACGATAATGCCACTACCACAAGGGTACCCACCCAATTACCCTACCCAAGAAGTCCAAAAGCACCACCAGACACGGCTCTAATAATCGGTATCGTCATATCGGGATCGGTCTGATCTGAGTCACTACTAATCCGATATTGATTTACCCTttgtttaaataaaaattagaaattttaCACAATTTTACCTTTAGTATGTACAGACATGCATCCCCAAAACCATGCCACAAATCAATCCTGAAAAGAATATGAAACTGTAAAAAGGACCGGGAAAGTGTTTTCTATGGTAAACATAACTCGCGTGAATGTGaagacaaataaaaatatacaaagaagcatcaatagagacgtcatttttttatttcataaatcaatcattttGAGACCAGTTTTTTCCACAGAAACCATTTTGCgctgaaaatggaaaaataagtgCAAAAtcctttttcaaaattgaaaactAAGATTGGATAACCTAAGACAGAAGTGGCATTATCGTAATTTTACCTGAAATTGTAGACAATGACACATTTGTTATTATAGTCTTGACTCCAGCACCGGAATTTACCATTAACTACgccttctttgaaaaaaaaaaaaaaaaaagcttttctCCTTCTAATTTCCTACTCACTTCTTCTTCAATCGCCGACCGGTTGAAGGGTTGAAGCTTCAATAGTCTCCCCACGCTTCGCTCTCCGATGAATGCTCAGCAAATCCAAAGCCAGAGGTAGGGGTCTGTAACAATGACCCGTCGCGTTCATATGGTGGGTAGTCAATTCCACCACTGAAGGATAGCGCATCTCTAACGTTGACATCCATTCGTTCATCGCCGCCACCACAGTCACCGTCACCGCCACAGCACTCTTCTGCCAGACCCAGAAAGTCTCTGGTCAGACGGTCACTTTTCCGCCAAGTTGCAAGATTTCCTAACCCAAATCCCATATACTCCGGCGAGATTCCAGCACCACCCATGTGATCACCTACTtttgtagtggtggtggtggtggtggtggtgaagcCGTCCATCTTCAGCAGATGAGTGATGGAGGAAGACGCCATGTGACCCATTGATTGAGCTAGTGCAGCACCTGTAATGGCAGCTGCACCAACATTTGCAGCCTTTTGAAGTAGTGCAGTGGCTGACAAATGAGCTACTCCGCTGTTACTACCGTTGGTGGTGCTCATGTTTAGCTGCTGAAACGGTGATGTGATCATCATCTGTTCGGGGATCACTCCTGATGAAGCTGAGATGCTTGGGATCTGATGATAATAATGATGATCAGGGTTATGGATTTCATCCTTGATTTGAGGTGGGTCCCATGAAGAGAGGGAGATGCGTGTTGGAGGGGGaggattcatcatcatcatctgctggtgctgctgttgctgttgctgttgctgttgctgatGCTGATGCCGTTGCTGGGCTGAGTATgagaagggaggagagaagacagGAGTTGTAGGGTTTGGGTTAGTTGTTGTGGCCAATGGGTTTGTGGATAGTCTTGCACTCTCTTCAGCTAAGGCATCACAGAAGGCCCTGTGAGTGATGAAGCTGTCCTTCCTGTACGTTTCACATTGCACTTAAATAGTAAATTTCAGCAACAAAGTAACAACAAAAAGTGACGATTGATACAGAGACTTGCACAGTGACAGACAATTAGAAAAAGACAAAGCTGGGGTACcctaaaacatgaaataaagCCAAGGAAAATTTTTAAGGGAGATTGTGTTTTCTTTCCCCCCCTCCCAGcttccctctttttctcctGTTTACGATACGGATCTATCAGaagaaatctttcttttttcttgatgattatgcatgtacccaaaaaaaaaaaaaggataaaatttgGATATGGGTTTCCTTTATCTACAAGGAAGATTgttgaaaaagaaagagtagAATTATTAGGATTATAGATCAAGTGAGGTAGATATTATGAAGAAGTGAAGAGAGGTTTAATTAGAAAGTTAAATGACAAAAATCTAAAGGGTTTATTGTCTTAGTTCCAAGTTTAGAGGGGGAACTAAACTCCTTTATAAAATCTCAAGACGAAAACTGAATGAAAAATTTGAAACTTTTTGGGAAATATAAAGAGAGGAGAACTTAAGCTGATTCGTACGTGTGTATGTGTCTTTGTATGCATGTGTCTCCTTGGGCTTCTGAGGGATTGGGATTGTTGGTCCTTTTGAGGCTCAGATGCTATCATTACTTACTTGTGAATCTGTGACTC
This Macadamia integrifolia cultivar HAES 741 chromosome 10, SCU_Mint_v3, whole genome shotgun sequence DNA region includes the following protein-coding sequences:
- the LOC122091907 gene encoding zinc finger protein GAI-ASSOCIATED FACTOR 1-like, with amino-acid sequence MLPATMSNSTSLSEEASVSSGTRFHELSSNLNPVFPKIKKKRNLPGNPDPDAEVIALSPKALLATNRFVCEICKKGFQRDQNLQLHRRGHNLPWKLKQRTSKEMRKRVYVCPEPSCVHHHPSRALGDLTGIKKHFCRKHGEKKWKCEKCSKRYAVQSDWKAHSKTCGTREYRCDCGTLFSRKDSFITHRAFCDALAEESARLSTNPLATTTNPNPTTPVFSPPFSYSAQQRHQHQQQQQQQQQQHQQMMMMNPPPPTRISLSSWDPPQIKDEIHNPDHHYYHQIPSISASSGVIPEQMMITSPFQQLNMSTTNGSNSGVAHLSATALLQKAANVGAAAITGAALAQSMGHMASSSITHLLKMDGFTTTTTTTTTKVGDHMGGAGISPEYMGFGLGNLATWRKSDRLTRDFLGLAEECCGGDGDCGGGDERMDVNVRDALSFSGGIDYPPYERDGSLLQTPTSGFGFAEHSSESEAWGDY